The bacterium genome contains a region encoding:
- a CDS encoding amino acid permease: protein MPAATPSPAATNLARRLGLPSAILIVLGLIIGSGIFLTPQNIAAAVQVPGLMIVVWVVSGLLTLAGALTNAEIAAEITESGGQYVYFRVLYRDWMAFLYGWTSFIVYQTASIAAIAVAFARYLEYFVPLPHLSPALEAWQLPLFSNITPLADFGVKAAAILSILLLTWVNYRGVEFGAAVQNVFTALKVLALGGIVVFAFTSAQGSVANFFPLWGAPPSGNWLAAVGVAMIAALWCYDGWNNLTYIAGEVKEPQKNIPRALVLGTLATIALYLLINLAFLYVMPITEIAASKLVAAEAMAKVLGPWGGGFIALTVMISTFGIVNTTCLTASRLYQAMAQDRLFFAGYAEIHPVYRTPGKALLAQGVWSALLTFTGTYEQLFLYAIFAAWIFYALGAAGIFVLRRKFPNPQRAYATPGYPLVPLLFVLVATWFVINTLIEQTADSLVGLLLVLAGLPFYLYWKRQLQSTFQPEQPS, encoded by the coding sequence TTGCCCGCGGCAACCCCCTCGCCCGCTGCCACCAACCTGGCGCGGCGCCTCGGTTTGCCCTCCGCAATTCTAATCGTGCTGGGATTGATCATCGGCTCGGGAATCTTCCTCACGCCGCAAAACATCGCGGCCGCGGTGCAAGTGCCGGGATTGATGATTGTCGTGTGGGTGGTGAGCGGGCTGCTCACGCTTGCCGGCGCGCTCACCAACGCTGAAATCGCCGCTGAGATCACCGAATCCGGCGGACAATACGTCTACTTCCGCGTGCTGTACCGCGACTGGATGGCTTTCCTCTACGGCTGGACCTCCTTCATCGTCTATCAAACCGCCTCGATTGCCGCGATCGCGGTTGCGTTCGCGCGCTATCTGGAGTACTTCGTTCCGTTGCCCCATCTCAGTCCGGCGCTGGAGGCGTGGCAATTGCCCCTGTTCAGCAACATCACGCCCCTTGCCGATTTCGGCGTCAAGGCGGCCGCCATCCTCAGCATTCTTTTGCTGACGTGGGTAAATTATCGCGGCGTGGAATTCGGTGCGGCGGTGCAGAATGTCTTCACCGCGCTGAAAGTGCTGGCGCTCGGCGGCATCGTCGTGTTTGCGTTCACCTCGGCGCAGGGCAGTGTGGCGAACTTCTTCCCGTTGTGGGGCGCGCCGCCCTCCGGAAATTGGCTCGCCGCGGTGGGCGTGGCCATGATCGCGGCGCTCTGGTGCTACGACGGCTGGAACAATCTCACCTACATTGCCGGCGAGGTGAAGGAGCCGCAGAAGAACATTCCGCGGGCGCTGGTGCTGGGCACGCTCGCAACCATCGCGCTCTACTTGCTCATCAACCTGGCCTTTCTCTACGTGATGCCGATCACCGAGATTGCCGCCTCCAAGCTGGTGGCGGCGGAAGCCATGGCAAAAGTTCTGGGCCCGTGGGGCGGCGGTTTCATCGCACTCACGGTAATGATCTCCACCTTCGGCATTGTGAACACGACCTGCCTGACCGCCTCGCGCCTCTATCAGGCCATGGCGCAAGACCGGTTGTTCTTTGCCGGCTATGCTGAAATCCATCCCGTCTATCGCACGCCGGGCAAGGCGCTGCTGGCGCAAGGCGTGTGGTCGGCGCTGTTGACGTTCACCGGCACCTACGAACAGCTTTTTCTCTACGCCATTTTTGCGGCGTGGATTTTCTACGCGCTGGGCGCGGCCGGCATCTTCGTCCTGCGGCGCAAATTTCCCAATCCGCAGCGCGCCTATGCCACGCCCGGCTATCCGCTCGTGCCGCTGCTCTTCGTGCTGGTTGCGACTTGGTTCGTGATCAATACGCTGATCGAACAAACCGCTGACTCGCTGGTGGGCCTGCTTTTAGTGCTTGCAGGTTTGCCGTTTTATTTGTATTGGAAAAGGCAATTACAATCAACCTTCCAACCTGAGCAACCGTCATGA
- the creD gene encoding cell envelope integrity protein CreD: protein MTTSYRQSVGLRLFIIAGLSLVLLIPATLIILLINEREQRRDHAILEVSEKWGQSQVIAGPILTIPYRRAVSSNDGKTVTTVMENAHFLPEQLQVTGELVPEIRHRGIYDVVLYQSDLQLTGTFTAPNFGELSIAPENILWQEAVFALGISDLKGIRETIVIKWNELDHIANPGIESKDVLFSGISTKLAVQPATPGYSFSVGLKLNGSGELQFLPVGKETKVNIAAAWGNPSFVGSFLPVTREVRHDRFNAAWSVLHLNRNYPQQWLGPRQELLASAFGVKLLLPIDEYQKTTRSAKYAIMFIALTFLAFFMIEILNKKILHPIQYLLVGFALLVFYTLLLSISEYLHFNQAYLIASAAVVLLISAYTRGMLQNNVITLIIGGILVLLYGFLFVILQLQDYALLLGSIGLFVILALVMYLTRNLDWFGVGKAD, encoded by the coding sequence ATGACGACTTCCTATCGCCAATCAGTGGGCTTGCGGCTCTTCATCATTGCCGGACTGAGCCTGGTGCTGTTGATTCCCGCCACGTTGATCATTCTGCTGATCAATGAACGCGAACAGCGGCGCGATCACGCCATTCTCGAAGTCAGCGAAAAGTGGGGGCAAAGCCAGGTCATCGCGGGTCCAATCCTCACCATTCCCTACCGGCGTGCCGTGAGCAGCAATGACGGCAAAACCGTGACCACCGTGATGGAGAATGCCCACTTTCTGCCGGAGCAATTGCAGGTGACCGGTGAACTGGTGCCGGAAATCCGCCACCGCGGCATCTATGACGTCGTGCTTTATCAATCCGATCTGCAGTTGACCGGCACGTTCACGGCGCCCAATTTCGGCGAGCTGAGCATTGCTCCGGAGAACATTCTCTGGCAGGAAGCGGTATTCGCACTCGGCATCAGCGACTTGAAGGGCATTCGTGAAACCATCGTGATCAAGTGGAACGAGCTTGACCACATCGCCAATCCCGGCATCGAATCAAAGGACGTCCTGTTCTCCGGCATCAGCACCAAGCTGGCGGTGCAGCCGGCGACGCCGGGCTACTCCTTTTCCGTGGGCTTGAAATTGAACGGCAGCGGTGAGCTGCAGTTTTTGCCGGTGGGCAAGGAGACCAAGGTCAACATCGCGGCGGCCTGGGGCAATCCCAGCTTCGTGGGCAGCTTTCTGCCGGTCACCCGGGAAGTCCGGCACGATCGTTTCAACGCGGCGTGGAGCGTGCTGCATCTCAACCGCAACTACCCGCAGCAGTGGCTCGGCCCGCGGCAGGAGTTGCTCGCCTCGGCCTTTGGCGTCAAACTGCTGCTGCCGATCGACGAATATCAAAAAACCACGCGCTCGGCCAAATACGCCATCATGTTCATCGCGCTGACGTTCCTGGCGTTTTTCATGATCGAGATCCTGAACAAGAAGATCCTGCATCCGATTCAATACCTGCTCGTGGGCTTTGCCCTGCTGGTGTTTTACACGTTGCTGCTGTCGATCTCGGAATACCTGCACTTCAACCAGGCCTACTTGATCGCCAGCGCCGCGGTGGTGCTGCTGATCAGCGCCTACACCCGGGGCATGCTGCAGAACAATGTGATCACGCTCATCATCGGCGGCATTCTGGTTCTGCTCTACGGCTTTTTGTTCGTGATCCTGCAACTGCAAGATTATGCCCTGTTGCTCGGCAGCATCGGCCTGTTCGTGATTCTCGCGCTGGTGATGTATTTGACGCGCAACCTCGACTGGTTCGGCGTCGGCAAGGCGGACTGA
- the guaA gene encoding glutamine-hydrolyzing GMP synthase → MHPHDYILILDFGSQYTQLIARRIREQNVYSEIKPCTLTAAEINALQPKGIILSGGPNSVYDANAPAFATEVFQLGVPILGLCYGQQLLAHHLGGRVQPARQREYGFATLQAVAENALLQGVPASSQVWMSHGDSVAELPPDFVALGRTENSAYAAFGHPARKCYGLQFHPEVAHTTAGVQMLRNFVFAICGCTPNWNPENFISATAEAIRDRVGREQVICALSGGVDSAVAAALVHQAIGPQLHCVFVDHGLLRWQEAEQVSAVFSRQFGPAFRKVEAAELFLSRLRGVTDPEQKRKIIGEQFIRVFEAEARQLAGIRFLVQGTLYPDVIESVSPTGGPSVTIKSHHNVGGLPKDLQLELIEPLRELFKDEVRRVGARLGLDPAILNRHPFPGPGLAVRILGEVTPERIELLRQADHLFISELQDQGWYDQVWQAFAVLLPVQSVGVMGDNRTYEMTAALRAVTSTDGMTADWARLPHDLLMKVSSRITNEVRGINRVVYDISAKPPSTIEWE, encoded by the coding sequence ATGCACCCACACGACTACATCCTGATTCTTGATTTCGGCTCGCAATACACCCAACTCATTGCCCGCCGCATTCGCGAGCAAAACGTCTATTCTGAAATCAAACCGTGTACGCTCACGGCGGCGGAGATCAACGCGCTGCAACCCAAGGGCATCATCCTCTCCGGCGGGCCCAATTCGGTGTATGACGCGAATGCGCCGGCGTTCGCGACCGAAGTTTTTCAGCTCGGCGTTCCGATTCTCGGGTTGTGCTACGGCCAACAATTGCTGGCGCACCATCTCGGCGGCCGCGTGCAGCCCGCGCGGCAGCGCGAATACGGTTTTGCCACGCTGCAGGCAGTGGCCGAGAACGCGCTGTTGCAGGGCGTGCCGGCCAGCAGCCAGGTGTGGATGAGCCACGGCGACAGCGTGGCGGAACTGCCACCGGATTTTGTCGCGCTCGGTCGCACCGAGAATTCCGCCTATGCCGCTTTCGGCCATCCCGCGCGCAAATGCTACGGCCTGCAATTTCATCCCGAAGTGGCGCACACCACCGCCGGCGTCCAGATGCTGCGCAATTTTGTTTTTGCCATCTGCGGCTGCACGCCGAACTGGAATCCTGAGAATTTCATCAGCGCGACGGCGGAAGCGATTCGCGACCGCGTCGGCCGGGAACAAGTCATCTGTGCGCTTTCCGGCGGCGTGGATTCCGCGGTGGCCGCGGCGCTGGTGCACCAGGCCATCGGGCCGCAGTTGCATTGTGTTTTTGTCGATCACGGCTTGTTGCGCTGGCAGGAGGCCGAGCAAGTGTCCGCGGTGTTCTCACGGCAATTCGGCCCGGCCTTTCGCAAGGTGGAGGCGGCGGAGCTCTTTCTGAGCCGGCTGCGCGGGGTGACGGATCCGGAGCAAAAACGCAAGATCATCGGCGAGCAGTTCATTCGCGTATTCGAAGCCGAAGCGCGGCAGCTCGCCGGCATTCGCTTTTTGGTGCAGGGCACGCTCTATCCCGACGTGATTGAGAGCGTGTCGCCCACCGGCGGGCCGTCGGTAACGATCAAAAGTCATCACAACGTCGGCGGTCTGCCCAAAGATTTGCAGCTCGAGCTGATCGAGCCGTTGCGCGAACTGTTCAAGGATGAAGTGCGCCGCGTCGGCGCCCGGCTCGGCCTCGATCCCGCCATTCTCAACCGCCATCCCTTCCCGGGGCCGGGCCTGGCGGTGCGCATTCTCGGAGAAGTGACGCCGGAGCGGATCGAGTTGCTGCGCCAGGCGGATCACCTCTTCATCAGCGAGCTGCAAGATCAAGGCTGGTACGATCAGGTTTGGCAGGCCTTTGCCGTGTTGCTGCCGGTGCAGTCCGTGGGCGTGATGGGCGACAACCGCACGTATGAAATGACTGCGGCGCTGCGCGCCGTCACCTCGACCGACGGCATGACGGCGGATTGGGCGCGCCTGCCGCACGACTTGCTCATGAAAGTTTCCTCCCGCATCACCAACGAAGTGCGCGGCATCAATCGCGTGGTATACGACATCAGCGCCAAACCGCCGAGCACGATCGAGTGGGAATGA
- a CDS encoding ceramide glucosyltransferase, which translates to MQTIATALLAALVLSGLIYLIQAWCVLYQTRRKQQHTASLPPVSILKPLCGQVDGLAENLESFARLRYPEYEIIFGLKSAGDEAIAVARAFQARHPELPIKIVIDERQFGFNPKVNNLVPMMVHASYDLLLISDDNVRVPPDYLRDTVAEMTEGTGLVYNLICGLGGERLGSILENLHLNSFIAGSVCFLHTLLRHPCVIGKSMLLRRSTLQQTGGLQQVRNVLAEDYLLGRHYQRQGYRVALCRTPVCNFNVTWPLRSFWRRHVRWARMRFWIGTYRYAAEWLGNPLAIALAWSLVEPGWFSGGVFAGLAAAKSVADWLLARRLSPAVDFRHFLLMPVKDLLIALVWFAPFTSRTIRWREKKLVVGLGSKLRPHRENSGAGVLHHTSLPVLS; encoded by the coding sequence ATGCAGACTATTGCCACGGCCCTCCTGGCAGCACTTGTCCTGAGCGGCCTGATCTATCTCATTCAAGCCTGGTGTGTTCTCTACCAGACGCGACGCAAACAGCAGCACACTGCCTCGCTGCCGCCGGTGTCGATTTTGAAGCCGCTGTGCGGCCAGGTCGATGGCCTGGCGGAGAATCTGGAGAGCTTTGCCCGGCTGCGCTATCCCGAATACGAAATCATCTTCGGGTTGAAATCGGCCGGCGATGAGGCCATTGCGGTTGCGCGTGCTTTCCAGGCGCGCCATCCCGAGTTGCCCATCAAGATCGTCATTGACGAGCGGCAATTCGGTTTCAACCCCAAGGTCAACAATCTCGTGCCGATGATGGTGCACGCCAGTTACGATCTGCTGTTGATCAGTGATGACAACGTGCGCGTGCCGCCGGACTATCTGCGCGACACGGTCGCCGAAATGACCGAAGGCACGGGGTTGGTCTACAATCTCATCTGCGGCCTGGGCGGCGAGCGGCTGGGCTCGATTCTGGAGAATCTGCATCTCAATTCGTTCATCGCGGGCAGTGTTTGCTTTCTGCACACGCTGCTGCGTCACCCGTGTGTGATCGGCAAATCGATGTTGTTGCGCCGCTCGACGCTGCAACAGACCGGCGGCTTGCAGCAGGTGCGCAACGTGCTGGCGGAAGACTACCTGCTCGGCCGTCACTATCAGAGGCAGGGCTATCGCGTGGCGCTGTGCCGCACGCCGGTATGCAACTTCAACGTCACCTGGCCGCTGCGCAGCTTTTGGCGGCGGCACGTGCGCTGGGCGAGAATGCGCTTCTGGATCGGCACCTACCGCTACGCGGCGGAATGGCTCGGGAATCCGCTGGCCATTGCCCTGGCCTGGTCGCTGGTCGAACCTGGCTGGTTCAGCGGAGGCGTCTTTGCCGGACTGGCAGCGGCCAAGTCAGTGGCGGATTGGCTGCTGGCACGCCGGCTTTCGCCGGCAGTCGACTTTCGGCATTTCCTGCTGATGCCGGTGAAAGACCTGCTGATCGCGCTCGTTTGGTTTGCGCCCTTCACCAGCCGGACGATTCGCTGGCGGGAGAAAAAGCTGGTGGTGGGATTGGGTTCGAAGTTGCGGCCTCATCGCGAAAATAGCGGCGCCGGTGTGCTTCACCATACCTCCCTTCCGGTTTTGAGTTAG
- a CDS encoding ABC transporter permease, translating into MTSTPIAASGMGGSLTKMFTVMRREFFSRVKTKGFLIGTVLMPVFIIGLFGVQIWLATATSEEIKKVGVVDGTGDLFAGLEKYLDATTPAGVRLFLLEKVETVPNLDVTKKILAERIAAGDLDYYVLLEAGIYANNHAEIYGQTASDFRKNEAIEDAITKAVIDQRLARSGLDGDRIRTLMRPVDLEAFKLSEEGREQKESEMKVVVAWILCFFLYMAMILYGTIILRSVLEEKTSRVVESVISSVKPFYLMAGKLLGVGAMGLLQFLIWATVAGLVSLYGISLAAMFGAPAGPGMELTQIPVAVLGFFVLFFVLGYFLYASLYAGVGSLVNSDQDAQHLAMPITLVFVVAFLSSIYIINNPTAPATQVLSMIPFFAPITMMTRIALETVTPWEIALSIMLMVLTLIGCVWLSGKIFRVGVLMYGKRPTLPEVIRWIRYA; encoded by the coding sequence ATGACCTCGACCCCGATCGCCGCCTCCGGCATGGGCGGCAGTCTCACCAAAATGTTCACGGTCATGCGCCGGGAGTTTTTCTCGCGCGTCAAGACCAAGGGCTTCCTCATCGGCACGGTGCTCATGCCGGTGTTCATTATCGGCCTCTTTGGCGTGCAAATCTGGCTGGCCACGGCCACTTCGGAGGAAATCAAGAAAGTCGGTGTGGTGGACGGCACCGGCGACCTGTTTGCCGGTTTGGAAAAATATCTCGACGCCACCACTCCCGCGGGCGTGCGCCTGTTTCTACTGGAAAAAGTCGAGACGGTCCCGAATCTGGACGTCACCAAGAAAATACTGGCGGAGCGCATCGCCGCCGGTGATCTGGATTACTACGTTTTGCTCGAGGCCGGCATCTATGCAAACAATCACGCCGAAATCTACGGCCAGACGGCCAGCGATTTCCGCAAGAATGAGGCGATCGAGGATGCCATCACCAAGGCCGTCATCGATCAGCGGCTGGCACGCTCCGGTCTGGATGGCGATCGCATCCGCACGCTGATGCGGCCGGTCGATTTGGAGGCTTTCAAGCTCAGCGAGGAAGGCCGGGAGCAGAAAGAAAGTGAAATGAAGGTGGTGGTGGCCTGGATTCTGTGCTTTTTCCTTTACATGGCGATGATTCTCTACGGCACCATCATCCTGCGCAGCGTGCTGGAGGAAAAGACGTCGCGCGTGGTGGAATCGGTCATTTCTTCGGTGAAGCCTTTCTATCTTATGGCCGGCAAGCTGCTCGGCGTCGGCGCCATGGGCCTGCTGCAATTTCTGATCTGGGCCACGGTGGCCGGCCTGGTGTCGCTCTACGGCATCTCGCTCGCCGCCATGTTCGGCGCCCCAGCCGGACCGGGCATGGAGCTAACCCAAATTCCGGTTGCGGTGCTCGGCTTTTTCGTCTTGTTCTTCGTGTTGGGATATTTTCTCTATGCCTCGCTCTATGCCGGCGTCGGCTCGCTGGTGAATTCCGACCAGGATGCCCAGCACCTGGCGATGCCGATCACGCTGGTGTTCGTGGTGGCGTTTCTCTCCAGCATCTACATCATCAACAACCCCACGGCGCCGGCCACGCAAGTGCTCTCGATGATCCCCTTTTTTGCCCCCATCACCATGATGACTCGCATCGCGCTCGAAACCGTGACGCCGTGGGAGATCGCGTTGTCGATCATGTTGATGGTGCTGACGCTGATCGGCTGCGTGTGGCTGAGCGGCAAGATTTTTCGCGTCGGTGTGTTGATGTACGGCAAACGGCCCACGCTGCCGGAAGTCATCAGATGGATTCGTTATGCTTGA
- a CDS encoding ATP-binding cassette domain-containing protein: MDTLRLDNISKTFDQVEAVKELSFHVPPGTMYGFLGPNGAGKTTTLRMIMEIILPDAGTIHIAGRPNSLTMRDRVGYLPEERGLYRKMKVHEALEFFGELKGMKRRQIQAGMQYWLERFEMTGVRDKKVEELSKGNQQKIQFLTTVLHQPDLIILDEPFMGLDPLNVELVKDVMLEQKKRGASILFSTHQMHEAERLCDAICLINRGRKMLEGSLADIRQSFGPKSIILSYSGRADYLRDQSLVERYNDYGQYVEVTLAAAVTPKAFLRRALESADISRFEVTEPSLHEIFLAVVKSN, from the coding sequence ATGGACACACTGCGTCTCGATAACATCTCCAAGACCTTCGACCAAGTCGAAGCCGTGAAGGAGTTGAGCTTCCATGTGCCGCCGGGAACGATGTATGGTTTCCTCGGGCCCAATGGCGCGGGCAAGACCACGACCTTGCGCATGATCATGGAGATCATCCTGCCGGATGCCGGCACCATTCACATCGCCGGCCGGCCCAATTCCCTGACGATGCGTGACCGCGTCGGCTATCTGCCGGAGGAACGCGGGCTGTACCGCAAAATGAAAGTGCACGAGGCGCTCGAGTTTTTCGGCGAGCTGAAGGGCATGAAGCGCCGGCAAATCCAGGCGGGCATGCAGTATTGGCTGGAACGCTTCGAAATGACGGGCGTGCGCGACAAGAAAGTCGAGGAACTCTCCAAAGGCAACCAGCAAAAGATCCAATTTCTGACCACGGTTCTGCATCAGCCCGATTTGATCATTCTGGACGAGCCGTTCATGGGGCTGGATCCGCTCAATGTGGAACTGGTGAAGGACGTAATGCTCGAGCAGAAAAAACGCGGCGCCTCGATTCTCTTTTCCACCCACCAAATGCACGAGGCCGAGCGCCTGTGCGATGCCATTTGCCTGATCAACCGCGGCCGCAAGATGCTGGAAGGCAGCCTCGCCGACATCCGGCAAAGCTTCGGCCCCAAGAGCATCATTCTTTCCTACAGTGGCCGGGCGGATTACCTGCGAGATCAGTCGCTGGTCGAGCGCTACAATGATTACGGCCAGTACGTCGAAGTCACGCTGGCCGCGGCGGTGACGCCCAAGGCCTTTTTGCGGCGCGCGCTCGAATCTGCCGACATTTCGCGCTTTGAAGTCACCGAACCCTCGCTGCACGAGATCTTTCTGGCCGTGGTGAAATCGAATTAA
- the alr gene encoding alanine racemase encodes MISLCQPEAPRRPAWVEIDLPQLRRNLALIRADLPPGLRWCSVVKDQAYGHGAVEIARATVAAGAACLAVATLDEALELQHARVPAPVLIFGERPAAELDACVRHGFQIFVNDAQPAAQLDQLCRKHNRLAEVHVEIDTGLNRYGVRWTEAPPVVSAIRQHANLRLAGLMTHFAMSDELDKTFALEQLRRFDEAVQRIRQAGVLLGDSQPGGPLLHACNTGGYLDLPQAHFDLVRMGILPLGVYPSQVCRRVPGLAPVLSVKTRVAAIKTIAAGDTVGYGMRYRAESPRTIAVLPLGYGDGFPRVRNLGQVLLHGRRAPIIGGNAMDAMMIDISDIHQARLWDEVVILGRQGTEEISVHELAAWGGTVSYDIMTRWSVRLPRVYRESAAA; translated from the coding sequence ATGATCTCTCTGTGCCAACCTGAAGCGCCGCGCCGGCCGGCGTGGGTGGAAATCGATCTGCCACAACTGCGTCGCAATCTCGCCCTCATTCGCGCCGATCTGCCGCCGGGTTTGCGCTGGTGCTCCGTCGTCAAAGATCAAGCCTATGGTCACGGCGCCGTGGAAATAGCCCGGGCAACGGTCGCGGCCGGTGCAGCGTGTCTCGCGGTGGCCACGCTCGACGAGGCGCTGGAGCTGCAGCACGCCCGCGTGCCGGCGCCGGTTCTGATCTTTGGCGAGCGGCCCGCCGCCGAGCTGGATGCTTGCGTGCGCCACGGATTTCAAATCTTTGTCAATGACGCGCAACCAGCCGCGCAGCTTGATCAACTCTGCCGAAAACACAACCGGCTCGCCGAGGTGCACGTTGAAATCGACACCGGCCTGAATCGCTACGGCGTGCGCTGGACCGAGGCGCCGCCGGTCGTCAGCGCGATCCGCCAGCATGCCAATCTGCGGCTGGCCGGATTGATGACGCACTTTGCCATGTCCGACGAGTTGGACAAGACTTTCGCGCTCGAACAGTTGCGGCGCTTTGACGAGGCGGTGCAACGAATTCGCCAGGCGGGAGTCTTATTGGGCGATTCCCAACCGGGTGGGCCGCTGCTGCATGCCTGCAACACCGGCGGTTATCTCGATCTTCCCCAGGCCCATTTTGATCTGGTGCGCATGGGGATTCTGCCGCTCGGCGTGTATCCTTCACAAGTGTGCCGGCGCGTGCCGGGTTTGGCGCCGGTGCTGTCGGTGAAGACGCGGGTGGCGGCGATCAAGACCATTGCTGCCGGTGACACGGTTGGGTACGGTATGCGCTATCGCGCGGAATCGCCGCGCACCATAGCCGTACTCCCGCTCGGTTATGGCGACGGTTTTCCGCGCGTGCGCAACCTCGGCCAGGTGTTACTGCACGGCCGCCGCGCGCCCATCATCGGCGGCAACGCGATGGATGCGATGATGATCGACATCAGCGACATTCACCAAGCGCGGCTGTGGGATGAAGTTGTCATCCTGGGCCGGCAGGGCACGGAGGAAATCTCAGTGCATGAGCTGGCGGCGTGGGGCGGAACCGTCTCGTACGATATCATGACGCGGTGGAGCGTGCGCCTGCCGCGCGTGTACCGCGAGTCGGCGGCGGCGTGA
- the efp gene encoding elongation factor P, producing MAAASDFRNGMAILHNNDVWVIVEFQHFNPGNWRAMVRTKLKHAKSGRVIDHTFRMSDKIEEVLLEEKDMQYLYESEGNLYFMDAETYEQTFIPANLLGEQKRFLKEGNLCHVMFYEGKAISAELPFFIEFKIVEAEPAVKGDTATGVMKNAVIETGAKVQVPLFVKEGDSIKIDTRTGKYLERVK from the coding sequence ATGGCAGCAGCTTCTGATTTTCGCAATGGCATGGCCATTCTGCACAACAATGATGTCTGGGTCATCGTCGAGTTTCAACATTTCAATCCGGGCAACTGGCGCGCGATGGTGCGCACGAAGTTGAAACACGCCAAAAGCGGCCGGGTCATCGATCACACCTTCCGTATGTCCGACAAGATCGAAGAGGTGCTGCTCGAAGAGAAGGACATGCAGTATCTGTATGAGTCCGAGGGCAATCTCTATTTCATGGACGCCGAAACCTACGAACAGACCTTCATCCCGGCCAATTTGTTGGGTGAGCAGAAGCGCTTCCTGAAGGAGGGCAATCTTTGCCACGTCATGTTCTACGAAGGCAAGGCCATCTCCGCGGAGCTGCCGTTTTTCATCGAATTCAAGATTGTCGAGGCCGAGCCTGCGGTGAAGGGCGACACCGCCACCGGCGTCATGAAGAACGCGGTGATCGAGACCGGCGCCAAGGTGCAGGTGCCGCTGTTCGTGAAGGAGGGGGACAGCATCAAAATCGACACCCGGACGGGGAAATATCTGGAGCGTGTGAAGTAA
- the mtgA gene encoding monofunctional biosynthetic peptidoglycan transglycosylase has translation MNDDVLASAAGRNGSPFSPLRKLSPRQRRFCFVALAVLLVLAGGWWWLFGGLPDEEAIRAYQPDSTARAGKIDWERRLHSPIRLWVPSARISQKLKQAVIVSEDDQFYQHQGFNLEMMRESFEKNLEQGRYVRGASTITMQLARNAFLHRQKTLRRKVREMIVTRRIEKALSKARILELYLNVIEWGDGIYGAEAAARYYFGKPAAALDWAEASLLAGMLPNPRYFNPYRRPKACQRMQQRVLWLLQLHRLITPAQAQALAAAGVTLVPRGGQQPAVPAVAESDTAEALQMMQAADSLPPVVLTPVPVPAAGDSMRAAPDSLHLQN, from the coding sequence ATGAATGACGACGTTCTCGCGTCCGCTGCCGGGCGGAATGGCTCACCCTTTTCGCCGCTGCGCAAACTCAGCCCGCGCCAGCGGCGTTTTTGTTTTGTGGCGCTCGCGGTGCTGCTCGTGCTGGCGGGCGGGTGGTGGTGGCTTTTCGGCGGCCTGCCCGACGAGGAAGCGATTCGTGCCTATCAGCCGGACTCCACGGCGCGTGCCGGCAAGATTGATTGGGAGCGGCGTTTGCATTCGCCCATCCGCCTGTGGGTGCCGTCGGCGCGGATTTCACAAAAACTAAAACAGGCCGTCATCGTCAGCGAGGACGATCAGTTTTATCAGCACCAGGGCTTCAATCTCGAGATGATGAGGGAATCGTTCGAAAAGAATCTCGAGCAAGGCCGCTACGTGCGCGGCGCCAGCACCATCACTATGCAACTCGCGCGCAACGCCTTCCTGCATCGGCAAAAAACGCTGCGGCGCAAAGTGCGTGAAATGATCGTGACGCGCCGGATCGAAAAGGCGCTCTCCAAAGCGCGGATTCTCGAACTCTATCTCAACGTGATTGAATGGGGCGACGGCATCTATGGCGCGGAAGCGGCGGCGCGTTACTATTTCGGCAAGCCGGCGGCCGCGCTCGATTGGGCGGAAGCCTCGTTGCTGGCCGGCATGCTGCCGAATCCCAGATACTTCAATCCCTACCGCCGGCCCAAGGCCTGCCAGCGCATGCAGCAGCGCGTGCTCTGGCTGCTGCAACTGCATCGCCTGATCACACCGGCGCAAGCCCAGGCGCTGGCAGCGGCGGGTGTGACGCTGGTGCCGCGCGGCGGTCAGCAACCGGCGGTTCCCGCAGTGGCCGAGAGCGATACTGCTGAAGCCCTGCAGATGATGCAAGCGGCGGATTCACTGCCGCCGGTGGTGCTCACGCCGGTGCCGGTGCCGGCCGCCGGCGACAGCATGCGGGCAGCGCCGGATTCATTGCACCTGCAAAATTGA
- a CDS encoding winged helix-turn-helix domain-containing protein gives MTGEIGQIAGKIWNALQGQQDMTPTNLKRATGADDKMLWLALGWLAREDNIEIAKNKASYKISLKAK, from the coding sequence ATGACTGGAGAAATCGGTCAAATCGCCGGTAAAATTTGGAACGCCCTGCAGGGTCAGCAGGACATGACGCCGACGAATCTGAAGAGGGCGACCGGCGCGGACGACAAAATGCTGTGGCTGGCGCTCGGCTGGCTGGCGCGCGAAGACAATATTGAGATTGCCAAGAACAAGGCGAGCTACAAAATCAGTCTGAAAGCGAAATGA